The following coding sequences lie in one Chelmon rostratus isolate fCheRos1 chromosome 2, fCheRos1.pri, whole genome shotgun sequence genomic window:
- the glrx gene encoding glutaredoxin-1, with protein sequence MAQQFVKAKIKGDKVVLFMKPTCSYCIMAKDVLSKYKFKPGHLEYIDISGRSDMGSVQDYFLELTGARTVPRVFIGEECVGGGSDVAELHESGKLEGMLQSIGALQ encoded by the exons ATGGCACAGCAGTTTGTGAAGGCCAAAATCAAAGGCGACAAAGTGGTGCTGTTCATGAAGCCCACGTGCTCCTACTGCATCATGGCCAAAGACGTCTTGTCAAAGTACAAGTTCAAGCCCGGACACCTGGAGTACATTGACATCAGTGGACGCAGCGACATGGGCAGCGTGCAGGACTACTTCCTGGAGCTGACGGGCGCCCGCACG GTCCCACGGGTGTTCATCGGCGAGGAGTGTGTTGGAGGCGGCAGCGATGTGGCGGAGCTGCATGAGAGTGGTAAACTGGAGGGCATGCTGCAGTCTATCGGAGCCCTGCAGTGA